In the Leptospira barantonii genome, TTACTATGTTTTGCGGTCGTGTGGGAATGTTGACCATCCTCATTGCTTTCGTTCCTAAAGAAAAAAAATCCGGTCTTTCATATCCGGAAGAATCGATTATCGTCGGATAGGAGGCGCGTCGTGGCGACCAAAAGAAAAAATAAATCTCATAAGAAAAGAATCGCGGTCATCGGCTTGGGAGAATTCGGAAAGGCACTCGTGATTTATCTCAACGAAAACGGACACGAGGTCACAGCCATCGACAAGGACATCAAAGTCATCGAAGAGATCAAGGATCACTGTGCCTTAGCTGTTTGCGTGGACACGAGCAACAAATCCTCTTTGGAAGAATTGGATCTGGAAGACATGGACGAGATCGTCGTCGCGCTCGCGGAAAATTTCGAATCCTTGATCACGACGGCGTATCACTTAAAGGAAATGAATCTGGAATCGCTTCACGTTCGTTATCATTCCGAGGTGAATCGAAAAATTCTTCAGATGATCGGAATCGAAAAACTGTTCAACCCCGAGGAAAGAGCGGCCGCTTCTATGGCAGAACAACTCAGTTATCAGGGAGTTCGAAAGGCCACTTTGTTAAGCGAAGAATACAGTCTTTTCGAAGTGGAGATCTCTTCTCATCTTTACGGAAGAACATTAAAAGAATTGAATCTACGAGAGAAATTCCAACTCAATCTCGTCGCCGTAAGAAAAGCGGATTCAAACGGAAACGATTCGGAAGTTCGGGAAGGTTCCATCTTTCTCCCGGATTCCAAAACGGTTTTCCAAGAGAAAGAGATCCTGATCCTTTTCGGAAGTTCCGAAAGTATTAAAAAATTTACAAAGGCTTATCCCATAGGATAAGGAATCTCTTTAGAGACCTCGTCTATCTTTTTCAAAACGTCGTCGGGAAGAATCACGTTCGCCGCCTTTAAACTCTCCTCTAACTGTTCCACCGTATTCGCGCCAATGATCGTGGACGCAACATACTCGTGTTGTTTGGACCAAGCGACCGCAAGAACCGTAGGAGACATTCCCGCTTCTTGAGCGATCTTTTCGAGCTTCGCCGTGGAGGCTAACGTGCCTTCGTTTAAAAAACGATGCGCCATCTTTCTTTGTCTTTCCGGAGAACTCGCGCTTAGATAACGACTGAATCTCGCGTTTTGCGGAGGATTCGGAGAATTGTATTTTGCGGTAAGAACCCCTCCCGCCAAAGGAGAATACGGAAGAAGACTCACACCTTCTCTCTTGCAGATGTCGGCTAATGCGTCTTCGAATCTTCTGTTTAATATGCTGAAATTATTTTGAATCGATTCGTAACGGGAGAATCCGAAACGTTCGGAAACCGCGAGGCTTTTCATCATTCCCCATGGAGTTTCGTTGCTGTTGCCGATATAACGGACCTTTCCTTCGTAAACCAACTCAGTGAGAACCTCGAGAGTTTCCTCGTAACCGAAATCGTTATCGGGCCAATGAGTTTGATACAGATCCACATAATCCGTTCCGAGTCTGTAAAGACTTCCTTCGATCGCAACGCGGATATTTCTCCGATCCAGCGCGGTCTTTCCTTCTCGAACCGGAGGAACAAACCAACCGTGACCAGGACCGCAGACCTTCGTCGCGATTAAAATCGAATCCCTTTTTTTAGTCTTCAACCACTTGCCGAAAATCTTTTCCGTTTCATGCACGTAACTCGCATCGGGCGGAACCGGATAAATTTCGGCCATATCGTAAAAGTCGATTCCCGCTT is a window encoding:
- a CDS encoding potassium channel family protein is translated as MATKRKNKSHKKRIAVIGLGEFGKALVIYLNENGHEVTAIDKDIKVIEEIKDHCALAVCVDTSNKSSLEELDLEDMDEIVVALAENFESLITTAYHLKEMNLESLHVRYHSEVNRKILQMIGIEKLFNPEERAAASMAEQLSYQGVRKATLLSEEYSLFEVEISSHLYGRTLKELNLREKFQLNLVAVRKADSNGNDSEVREGSIFLPDSKTVFQEKEILILFGSSESIKKFTKAYPIG
- a CDS encoding aldo/keto reductase, whose product is MVVSEICMGTMTFGSTCDEAEAFRILDRAYEAGIDFYDMAEIYPVPPDASYVHETEKIFGKWLKTKKRDSILIATKVCGPGHGWFVPPVREGKTALDRRNIRVAIEGSLYRLGTDYVDLYQTHWPDNDFGYEETLEVLTELVYEGKVRYIGNSNETPWGMMKSLAVSERFGFSRYESIQNNFSILNRRFEDALADICKREGVSLLPYSPLAGGVLTAKYNSPNPPQNARFSRYLSASSPERQRKMAHRFLNEGTLASTAKLEKIAQEAGMSPTVLAVAWSKQHEYVASTIIGANTVEQLEESLKAANVILPDDVLKKIDEVSKEIPYPMG